One segment of Methanobrevibacter wolinii SH DNA contains the following:
- a CDS encoding helix-turn-helix transcriptional regulator, translated as MKTKIGFYRKELGLSQQELADKVGVTRQTINALENGRYNPSLLVAYNITKILKCEHIEDVFILDENNGE; from the coding sequence ATGAAAACTAAAATTGGTTTTTATAGAAAAGAGTTAGGATTAAGTCAACAAGAACTAGCTGATAAAGTAGGTGTTACAAGACAAACTATTAATGCTCTAGAAAATGGAAGATATAATCCTTCACTTCTTGTTGCTTATAATATAACTAAAATATTAAAATGTGAACATATTGAAGATGTTTTCATATTAGATGAGAATAATGGGGAGTAA
- a CDS encoding DUF4013 domain-containing protein, giving the protein MILDIYKDSLEYGVKDVKNLVIMGVMGLFGFLIIPAIMLEGYSYRVIQTATHGMINGNEPLPDFSNWKKMIIDGLKVIVTKIVYNIIPIILTILAFRYNFAIIIAAIITFIIFDMLSMVAIAHMSVNDDSLRSAFDFEEVFNVFKSIGVLRYLGFYLGLIVLDSVIIGIFCAVLLILLAVCLGISSLGGIFNPGSVIAVSILIILLLAFSFIIQPYITMINSRATGLVYNIR; this is encoded by the coding sequence ATGATATTAGATATTTATAAAGATTCATTAGAATATGGGGTTAAAGATGTTAAAAACCTTGTAATAATGGGTGTAATGGGTTTATTTGGATTTTTAATAATACCTGCTATTATGTTAGAAGGATATTCATATAGAGTAATTCAAACTGCAACTCATGGTATGATTAATGGTAATGAACCATTGCCAGATTTTAGTAATTGGAAAAAAATGATTATTGATGGACTTAAAGTTATAGTTACTAAAATTGTATATAATATTATTCCAATTATATTAACTATACTTGCATTTAGATATAATTTTGCTATAATTATAGCAGCAATTATTACATTTATTATATTTGATATGCTTTCAATGGTTGCAATTGCTCATATGTCTGTAAATGATGATTCTCTTAGATCTGCATTTGATTTTGAAGAAGTATTTAATGTATTTAAATCTATTGGTGTACTTAGATATTTAGGGTTTTATCTTGGTTTAATTGTTTTAGATTCTGTTATTATTGGAATATTCTGTGCAGTTTTATTAATATTATTAGCAGTATGTTTAGGTATATCCTCTTTAGGAGGAATATTTAATCCAGGAAGTGTTATTGCAGTAAGTATTTTAATCATTCTTTTATTAGCATTTTCTTTTATTATTCAACCATATATTACTATGATTAATAGTAGAGCAACTGGTTTAGTTTATAATATTAGATAG